The following is a genomic window from Nitrososphaerota archaeon.
AGAGAAGCGCGTCACCCCGCTGAACCTCCTCGTCGCCGCCGCCGTCGTCGTCGTGACACAGCTGGTGGCCCTCCTCATCACCAGCCAGAACCTCCCGGACTACCAGGCGATAGTGGCGACCTCAGGCCCTAGCTACGCTCCGGCGGGGACGTCAGTCGGCGGCTCGGTCATCAACGCCGTCCTCTTGGTGGGGTTCGCCTTCGCGCTGACCGTCGGCCTCGTCTGGCTCCTCAGGAGGAAGATGGTCAAGTCGTTCAAGATCCTGATCTTCGGGTCGGTCGCGCTCTCCTCATTCCTCCTCACGCTCATCACGGCGGGGCAGTTCGCAATCGACTATCTCCCCGCGTGGTCCGTCCTCCCCGTGGAGTACGGCGTCCCCGCGCTCCTGGTGGCGCTTGTGGCGTACACGATCTTCGTCAAGAACGTCAACTGGCTGTCGACGGTGATACTCGCCTTCGTCGGGGCCGAGGTCGGGAGCTTCTTCGCCGAGACCCTCTCCCCGTGGACCGCCCTCGCCCTCCCGATCGCCTTCTCGGTCTACGACATCTACGCGGTCTTCAAGGGACCGCTCAAGGCGCTCATCGGGACGGCCCCCGGGATAGCGCTCGTGGGGATGTCGATCAAGGCGGGGGAGTTCACCCTCGGGCTCGGGGACGTCGTCTTCTACACCCTCCTCCCGTCGCTCGCGCTCTTCCAGTTCTATCAGGCGTTCGGGGCCGTCCCTGCGGCCCTCACGATAGTCGCCATCGACGTAGGGATGGTGATCACCCTCTTCCTGCTTTCGAAGAGGAGGATCCTTCCTGGGCTCCCGATCCCCATGCTGCTCGGGGTCCTCGTCATCGTAAGGTATCTGATCTAGAACTCTGCCACGGGGGTCTTTACCCCCTTCACCAGGGCGTCGGCCTCCTCCGAGGTCGTCTTGAAGGTGTAGAGCACGTCCCTGGTCCTCAGCTTCACCTTGGCCTCGTCGCCGTGGCGGGAGATCCTGATCTCCGTGGCCTGTTCGAGCAGCTTCTCGAACTGGTCTTTGGCTGTGATTTCCTTGGGCACGACCGGACCCCTCGGCGAGGCGCTTATGAACCCTAGCGGCGGCCGGCATAGGACAGGAGAGGGAGCGGAGCCCTCCACTACCAAGCGAACCTCTTCACGACGTAGATTCCCGCGCACATAAGGCTCGTTGCGCTGCCCGTGTCGATTATCACCCTGTTAAGGTCGGTAGATATGGACGCGAAGAACGTCGCAAGACCAAGAGTGATGAGCAGCCCTCCCAATATCATGAGGAGCGACTTGTGGAAGTCCTCCCTGACCCACCTGCCCCGCCACGTGGCTTCGTAGTGGTCGAGCTCGTAGTCGATGAACAGGATGAACGTCACGAGAACGGGGACGAGTGGCGTCATGACAAATGCCTCCCGGACCTGCAGGATTCTAAGAGCATACGCTGCGGCTTCCACCCCCGCAATGGCCAAGGCCGCGGCCGCCAGGGACCCCTCCAGCAGCCGCGCCCTGCGCTTCAGAACGATGGGGCTCTCCACGCCGGCTCACTCCCCGACGCGGATAAGCGGCTCGGCCGGCTTCGTTGAGATCGGCTCCCCGGCCCCTTCGTCCACCGCCGTGAACGCCGTTCTGTCATCGCAGTCTACGGCGGAACGCTCCCCTCCACCATAGCAGATCAAGCCAACGCTGCCTAACTGCATCCACGAGTCCTTGCTGGCTGCGACACACACTCGTCTTGCAGCGTCGGGGAACTCCTTCGGCGGGATGCCTTCGGCGTCGAAACCGTCGACCACGTAACATCTCGACCGCATGACGAGCGCTCCCCCGGCGACCGCGTCGTCTGCGACGCGAGCCGTGACTCCGATCCCCGAGACAAGGTCTGGAGGAGAAACTGTCAAGTTGACACGAACTGGATTAGGGTTCTGGGAAGTCCTCGGTTGTTGACGAAAAATCGGGGCCTTGGGAACTTTCGGTTGATGGGGCATGGCTAAATCAGACGAATTGGAATGGTCAAGCAAGGGAACTTGGAAACGGCAAGAAAGCTAGAGACCAGACTGAAGCAAGAGAATTACAATCTTCGCCTTTGGATACTCACGCTCATGGGGGCAGTTCTGGAAAGTCTGATTCTTCTACCCGCCATTCCCGAAGTGCCGTCTTTCATTCAAGCGATTTTGCAGAACACAGGAATCACTCCTCCGCCATCACAATGGGTCTACCTGATGCTTTACTACGCGATTCCAATCATATACAGTATTCCTGCATCTCTAGCATTCACACCGAAGCGTGTAGTGTCTCCGCTGAACATTCTCATGGGTGCAAGTTCGCTGTATTCGATATACCTCGCATCAAGCCTCGTTCAATCGTATCCCTACTTCTTAGTTTTCGAATATGGGGCGATAATTTGGCTACTATTCTTCGCCGTTGCTCTCATCGTGGGGATTCCGGAGGCTTGGCTGGTTAGATTGTTAGTAGGACTGAACGGAGACATGGATAGTCTGTCTATGGGAAGCAACCCTGCTCGTAAGACATACATTGTGCCCGTTCCCTTCCAGAAAGTAGTCGAGATAATCTTCAATCCGACAAATCTCGACGTTTGGGATATGCCTAAACCAAGGAGAAAGAAAAATGAAGTCATCCTGCAATCCTATTCAAGTTATGAGCATCAGAAATTGTTTATCGTTAGGCCCCATGACTCCGACAACACCATTATTGCATCTGTAGCATTCGAGAAACGGTTCTATTCCATTTATCAGTCTGAAGTTGCTTCGAGGCGAAGGGATAGGTTAGTTCAGGACATCTACGACCAGTTGCACCTTCCGATGGAAGGGGTCGTCGGAACTGAAGACTCGGTATCTCTGAAGGCAGTTGAGAAGGTGCTATCTCCTACGCATTCGGTTTTCGCACCGATAAGCGAGGCCTCCAAGTTCTTGCTGGGCATAGTCATTCTCACGGCCGTTCTCTTGGCCATCTCATCAGCCGAGTTCTTTATCCATCCGAACAATGGATTCTGGGCCAGCTCGATACTCCTAATCGTGATTGCATTTGTCGTGGAACTCGCTCCATCCGTTAAGGAGTATCTCGAATCGAGGGCTGCCGAATCAGAAGAGGAGTAGTCCTATTTGTTCTCTCTGACTTTGAAGTATTCCCCTAGCACAGACCTTATTGCCTCTGGGACTGTCTCCAACTTCCGCGCCTTTCGCTCTGTTTCGAGTGCCTTTAGCATTTCGTCAGAGACCGAGACCATGACTTTGTTCATTGCCAACCGAACTCACCCCCCATTACCATTAGATACCAATAGCAACCTTAATATATCTTCCGTTGGATACCAATGGATACCAAATGACTTCCGAACAAGCGCGGATGGAAATGGACGCCGACCAATACGCCGAGTTCGTTGCGTATCAGGAGTCCAGACGAGAGATGGAGTGGGACTGATGGACGTCCGCTCCAACCCCGACATCGAGTCAAGAAGGACGAGGGGGTTAGCGATAGCGAAGGCGGATGGTCAGGTAAGGCGGGTCTGGGACGGTCTCTATTTCATCCGTTCTCAGGCTCAGGATTCCGAAAGCGAGTATCAGGTTTCAAAGAACAGGTATGGTGAGTGGGCTTGCACCTGTCCAGACTACACCCACCGGAACCACCTGAAGTGCAAGCATGTGTGGGCCGTTGAGATTAGCATCCGAATCAGGCACACGGTGGACGGGAGCCGAGTGATTGCCGAGGTCTCGGTCTCCGAGTGCTACTTCTGCCACTCAAGGAATCTCAAGAAGTTCGGCATACGGAGGAACAAGTGCGGGGACATCCAGAGGTTCGTCTGCTCGGATTGCCACCGGACGTTCTCGGTGAACGTGGGGTTCGAGAGGATGAAGCACAACCCGAAGGCCATCACCACCGCGCTCCAACTCTACTTTAGCGGGGAGTCGCTCCGCAACACCCAGAAGGCCCTACGCCTGTTGGGGGTCGAGATTAGCCACAAGACCGTCCTCAACTGGATTCGGAAGTATGTCGGGCTGATGGAGAAGTATCTCGACCAAATCACCCCCGACCTTGGAGAGACTTGGAGGGCGGACGAAGTCTTTGTCCGCGTGAAGGGGGACATGAAATACCTGTTCGCCATGATGGACGACGACACCCGCTTCTGGATTGCACAGCAGATAGCGAACACGAAGTTCACGGCGGATGTAAGGCCCCTGTTCGCCCAAGCCAAAGAGCGGACGGGGAAGGTTCCCATGACCCTCATCACGGATGGGGGAAAGCACTTCATCAAGCCCTTCCGAAAGGAGTTCTGGGACAGGACGCTCTACACCCACCATGTCAGGGACATCAGGATTGATGGGACTGTCCACAACAACAAGATGGAGCGCATGAACGGGGAGATACGCGACCGAGAGAAGACCTTCAGGAGTCTGAAGCGGATGGATACGCCCATCCTGAAGGGCCTTCAGATTTACCACAACTTCGTAAGGCCCCATGAGGCCCTGAAGGGCGAGACTCCGGCGGACAGGGCGGGAATCAAAGTCGAGGGGTCGGATAAGTGGCTGACGCTGATTCAGAACGCGAGCAAGGCCCCATCAACCGAGATTACACACGGAGAGGAAAAACTTGGATAAACCGAGGACTTCCCAGAACCTGGATTAGTCAAGCTTAATAACTCGAAACAGGGGGCTTTTTTTCAGCGGTACCGACCTGCTAGGATGTGAAAAGACGAGTTTCGGACGAGGAGGCTTCGGGCGAAGCAGCGGCGGAAGCGGCGGCTTCAGGTCCTTTAAGCCCAAGCCTGTTGAAGTAGGAAAGGAGTACGACGTGACTATTTCCGAGATCAGCAGACGCGGTGACGGCATTGCGAAGATCGACGGTTTCGTTATCTTCGTGGCTGGCGCCAAGCAGGGCTGGCAGGGCAAGGTCAAGGTGTCCCAGGTAGCCAACAGGTTCGCCACGGCATCGGTCGTGGGCGGTTCTGAGGGCATGTCTGGTTCTGACAGCCAAGCCTCAAGCGACAGCGAAGAGCAAGGAGCGTAGGTCCGTAAGGGCCTTCTTCTGGACAGGCGGCTCGTCTTTTGAGGGCCGCTCCGCTTTGATTTTATGAGACCCCAGCGTTTGCTCCGGCTTCCCTCATCCTGGCCAGCTCGACCCAGACTATAGGGGCGACGACCCCCAGCGCGGCGACCATGGCCAGAGCGAACGGGAGCGAGTCGCCTATGACCCTGGACCACAGGGTGGCGAAGTCCGCCGCCGCCAGGTTCGGGATCGTGTACGCGACGAAGGGGGACACGTCGAAGGGCGTGGGAGGGGCGATGGCCGAGGCTTGGGCGGCGAGCCCGTTCACCTCCGCCCCGACGGCGAAGGCCGCGTAGAGCAGCCAGATCTTCTTCCCTTTGACTTCGTCCACTATCACCCCCGCCGGGAGGAGCAGGAGCGGGACGGCGGCCACGAGGAACCTTGGGCCGAAGGCCAGGCCTCCGGTGGGCCCGTACCACATAGAGTACGGGACGACGATGCCGACGAACATGGACAGGAGAAGCAGCATCTCGGGCCTCTTCTCCCCTCTCCTGAAGGCGTCGAACAGGCCCAGCACCCCGACGACGAGCAGAGGCGCGAAAGCGAAAAGGCCCCTGGAGAGGCTGACGAAGTCCAGCGCCAACCCTGCGTATACGGGGGTGCTGAAGGCCCCGAAGAGCGAGCCGCCGAGGTACCCCTGCTCTGTGAAGACCGTCGGGGTTCCGAAGATGGAGTAGTTGTACAGGCCTATGGCGAGCACCCCGGGGGACGCCCCGAGGAGGTACCCCCCGATGCCCGCCCAGGGGGGCCGCCTGGAGCGCGCGAGGGAGGCCGCCAGGTAGACGAAGAGGATGGGGATTATCACGGCGTCGACGTAGTCCACGGTGAACGCGGCCCCGGCAGCGAGGCCGCAGGCCAGAGCACGCCGCCCGGGGGTGGCGGACCTGCCAGCGGTGACCCCGGCGTAGGCGGCGAGGACGACGAACATGGCGGAGACGTCGCTCTGGAAGAAGTAGGTGGCCAGGGGCCAGCTGTTGGTGGACAGGGCGAACGCCAGGCCCAGGAAGACGGAAGTCGACCGTCTGAAGAAGAGGGCGGCGGTCTTGTAGACCAGGAAGGCCGCCAGGGCACCGGTCAGCGCGACGAATGTCTCGGAGAGGACCATGGGGTAGCCGTAGGCCGTGTACCCTCCGGACAGGGCGAACGCCATCCCCATGAACGGGAGGGCGAAGAAGGAGGCGCCAGGAGCGACGGCCGAGTAGATCTGGCCCGTCAGGCGGAAGTCGTCGACGGACCCGGGCGGGGTGCCGCCGGCGGCTCCCAGGGCGGGAGAGTGATACTGCCAGAACGCGTAGGCGAGCTGGACCATGGACGTCGAGTGGTCCGTGGCCCAGACCGTGTTGATGCTCAGCTCGAAGGCGACGAAGGATAGGGCGAAGACCATCAGCCCCCCGGTCAGGACCCGGCGCATCCGGACGCGAGGCGCCTCCGCCGCTTTAATGGTTCCAGGGCCGCCCCTGGCCCGGACAGGGCCTTTCCTGATAGAGTTTCGGACCGGGGCCGGGCAGAGACAAGACCGGAAAGGCTTAATCGAGCCGCTCCCGAGTTGACGCTCGTGGTCCTCTACGCCCGGGACATAGTGGAGAAGGAGTTCCTCTCCCTTTCCGCGGACACCACCGTGAGGGAAGGGGCGAAGGCCATGAGGGACAGGAAGCGAGGGTTCGCCATCGTCGGCACCCCGGCCCTCCCGAGCGGAATAGTGACGGAGTGGGACATCCTGTCGAAGGTGGTCGCCGAGGGGAGGGACCCCGCGCGCACCTCGATGGGCGACATAATGTCCACCGACCTGCTCAGCATAGACGCCGGGGCAGGGCTGTCTGCCGTCTCCGAGACGATGACCGTGCACGGGGTCAGGAGGCTGCTGGTGAAGGACGGGGGAGAGGTCGTGGGTTTCATCACCTCGAGGACGATGCTCGCCCGGATGAACGAATACGTCGACAAGGTGTCCGCCCAGATCAGCAGGCTGCAGGCGCCCTGGTTCTGAAGGAGCGCGCTTGACGGTAACGGTGTACATCGACGGGCTCTCGGAGCCGCAAAACCCCGGCACCGGCACCTACGGGTACCTCGTCTACCAAGATGGGAAGAAGGTGGCCGAGGGGTCCGGGCTGGCCGGGCGCGGGGTCACGAGCAACTTCGCCGAGTACTCAGCCCTCGCTGAAGCGCTGAAGAGGCTCCTGGCCCTGGGGATAGGCGGGGACGTGCTGGTGAAGTCCGACTCGAAGCTCCTCGTCGGCCAGATGGGGGGAGGGTGGAAGGTCAAGGGGGGGATGTACCTGGAGAAGCTGAAGGAGGCCAGGGAGCTCGTCAGGGAGTTCGGCTCGGTCAGGTTCGAATGGATACCGAGGGAGCAGAACCAGGAGGCCGACCTCCTCACGAGGGTGGCGTATCAGCGGTACGGAGCCAGCGGAGGGTAGTCGCCCCTGCAGGTAAGCACCGCGTCGCCGGCCGAGCGGGTCGTGGCTCACCGCCCCTTGGCCGTCTTCCTGGCCGTCATCCTGTTCTCCCTTTCAGCGAGCGGGTGGTCCGGGGCCGTCGGTGCGCCCCCGGCCGGGCACGCCGTGCGAGGCCAGCCTCTAGCCGCTTCCCTTCTCGTCCCCGCGCCAGCGGGAGCCCCGAGGCTGCAGACATCGAGCGGCCCGACCTATGACGAGCAGCTCGGGACGTCGTTCACCCAGAACTTCCGGTCGCTCGAGTACAACGTCACGGCCGTGGCGCAGACCGACCCCGTGTCTGGGGACGGCCCCGCGTATCTCCTCAACGGGCTTACAGGGGCCGGATACTGGTACCAGGTGGGGCTGGCTTGGAACTGGTACCCCGGGAACACCCCTGGGACGGGATTCGACATGGTCTACGAGGTCTTCGACTCCAGCGGAGCTTCCATCCTCCCCGCCGGAGGAGGGGGCGGGCTCCAGGCCTTCACAGGCGCCGTCGAGGCGGGAGACACGGTCGTCCTCCGCCTCTACTTCGAACTTGGCCAGGTAGTGATGTACGCTCAGGACGCGAACACCGGGGCGGTGGCCTCGGCGAGCTTCAGCGCCCAGGGGGCGACGGAGTTCACCGGCCAGTCTTCCTACCTGCCGTTCAGCCCGACCGACGCCAACGGGTTCTTCACGGGGCTGATGACAGAGTGGTATCATCCGAGCCCCTACTACTCCGACGAGGCCAAGGTGACGTACGAGGCTCCGAGCCCGATATCCAGCGCCTGGATGTGGATGGACGAGTTCCAGTGCTCCGACTCCAACTGCACGACGAGGACGTCGCTCTTCTACTCGTCGACAAGCGGCCCGATAACATACAGCAGCTCCGACCGGCTCGTCCCGTTCTCTTCGAACGGCGCCACGGAGTTCAGCGACCCTTACGCCTTCGTGACCGGCTCACTTTCCCTCCAGAAGTACGCCCTCGCGGTCGTCTACTCGGTCCAGGAGGCGGGCATCCACCCGTCCCCGGTGCTGAGCTACTACTCGAACGGGATCATCGTCGACGTGTCGCTCCCCGGCTCAGGGGGGACGTTCCTCGTCGACCAGGGGAGCCGCTGGAACATCACCGCGCTCCTCCCCGGCTCCGGGGGGACCGAAAGGTGGATCACCCTCGGGGTGACGAGCGGGGTCGCGTCGTCCAACTCCACCGTCAGCCTGACCTACTTCCACCAGTACCGGGTGACTTTCGGTACCGAGGAGGTCGGAGGGGGGTCCGGGTTCTCCCAGCCCGCGGTGTCATACGTCGAGTTCGGGGCGCGGGAGATCGCCGCGACCGGGGCGGGGGTCTGGGCTGACGCGGGGACCAACGGGACGTTCCCGTCGGTCGTCCAAGGGGGGACGGGAGAGAGGTGGGTCGCAGCAGCGCCCCAGGTCGCGGTGAGCGCCCCGGGGCAGCTAACGGCTGTCTACAGTCACCAGTACTTCGTGACCGCAGCCCCTGCCCCAGGGGTCGGAGGGGTCGCGTCGCCGACGGGGTGGTACGCCGCCGGCGACGAGGTGTCGGTCGCCGCAGCGGCGTCGCCAGGGTGGATGTTCGAGGGGTGGTCGGGGAGCGGCGCCGGGAGCTACTCTGGCAACTCTTCGACGGGGACCGTCACCCTGGGCGGGCCTGTGAACGAGACGGCGGCGTTCTACCCCGCGTTCACGATCACGGTCTCGGGCGAGGGCTCGGTCGCCTACGCCTACGGAGGGGTCTCCGGGACGGTCGCCTCGGGCTCGCGGACCCTCTACCTCCCTCCCGGCACGCCCGTTGAGCTCACCGCGACCCCCTCGTCGTTCTACTCGGCCTTCCAGAAGTGGCAGGGGGCCCTGAACGGGTCGCAGCGCTCCGGGTCTGTTACGGTGGCAGGCCCCTCTCAGGTGGGCGCGAGGTTCGCCACCGACCTCCTGTCGCTGGCGGCCTCCGTCGCTGCGGTCGGAGCGGCGGCCCTGGGCATCGCCTATGGGCTCCGGAAGAGGAAGCACGCCGCGGCCGCGCCGGCGGCGCCCGGGAGAAGCGAAGCGGAGGTACGAAGCGGCGGGAGCTGGTGGGCCCGCCCGGACTCGGACCGGGGATTCTAGCGCGGGGGTCCTGACCCCGTTTCGCCGTGTGAGAGCGACGTCATAGCCAGACTAGACCACGGGCCCTAGCCTGCCGTCGGGACACCCGATATTTGCTTTTTTACATTCGCGGCTTCGGCCAGACCCCGGTGCCCTGCCCAAGGCCGAGGACGGCGTAGGAGAGTGCCCCGGTGCTGCCCCGCTTACTTCTTCAACCCGACGGACCTGTTCTTCAACCGCAGGTCCGCCGACTTGCACTTCCTGCACCTTTCGGCGTTGATCGGGTTCCTGGCCCCGCACCTGAGGCAGACCTGAAGGAAGAGGCGCCGCTTCTGTGCGATCTGCTTCTTCGACGCGTCTGCTATTGGCAAAGGGGCTACTTTCGTCCGCCTGACGAGTCCCGACTATAAGTTTTCGGTGGACGGTCAGCCCTGAAACGGTCCGGGGACGGAAGGTGCTGCCGAGGACGGTCGACCTGTGCGTCGCGGAACCCCCCGAAGCGCGACCGAAGCTCAGAAGAGCGCGGAAGGCGGTCAGGGGCAGTTGCCGGACCGGGCGAAGCGGTCAGAGGCTCTGCCTGACGAGGGACGGGACCTCCATGGGGGTCCTCGCGACCTTCACCCCCGCGTCTGTGAGGGCCCGTATCTTCGAGTCCGCCGTCCCGAAGTCCCCGTAGATGATCGCGCCTGCGTGCCCCATCTTCTTCTCCTTGGGGGCGTGCCTCCCAGCCACGTAGGACACTATGGGCTTGCTGTAGCCCGACTTCTTGATGTGCCTCGCGAGGCGCTCCTCGGCGTCCCCACCGATCTCCCCGACCGCCACCACGACCTCGGTCCCCGGGTCCTTCTGGAGGAAGTCCATCCACTCTGTGGGGGTGGAGCCGTTGATGGGGTCCCCCCCGATCCCCACGGCCACCGACTGCCCGTACCCCGCGGCCGTAAGCTGCCCGGCTATCTCGTAGGTGAGGGTCCCGCTGCGAGAGAAGAGCGCCACCTTTCCAGGCGAGAACGAAGGCGCCGGCATTATCCCCATCTTCACCTTCTGCGACGGGACTATGATCCCGGGGCAGTTCGGCCCTATTATCGTCGCGCCCTTGGTCTGGGCGAGCTGCACGAGCCTGAGCTCGTCGCGGACGGGGACGTGCTCCGTGATGAGGACGAGGAGCGCCACCCCCGCCTCCAGCGCCTCCTTGCCAGCCGAGTAGGTGTACTCTGCTGGGACGAAACAGACCGAAGCCCTGGCCCCCGTCTTCGCCATGGCCTCCGACACGGTGCCGTACACGGGGACCCCTTCGACGGTCTGCCCCCCCTTCCCGGGGGTGACCCCTGCCACGATGTTGGTGCCGTACTGGAGCATCAGCTTCGTGTGGAGCCTGCCGTAGGTCCCCGTCATCCCCTGCACCAGCACCGGCTCCCCCTTGCCCGGTATGATCACTGCCCCTTCACCACCGCCTCGACGGCCTCGGGGGCCGTCCTGAAGAGCTTGGCCCGCGTCCCAACGAGGAGCTTCCTCGCCTCCTCTTCGTCTGCCCCGCTGACCCTCGCGTAGAGGGGTTTCCCCCCCTCGGCCAGGACCGCCCTTATCCCGGCCGCGACGTCGGTGCTCCGGGTTATCCCGCCGTAGATGTTGACCAGGATGCGGCTGACCCCCGGGAGCCTGTTCACCAGCCTGAGGGCAGCCTCGACCCTGTCCTGCTGCGCGCCGCCGCCCAGGTCCAGGAAGCAGGCGGGGGTCCCTCCCGCGTCTCCCACCAGGTCGAGGGTCGAAAGGACGAGACCGGCGCCGTTCCCGACGACAGCTATGTCTCCCCCGAGCCTTACGAAGGCGAACCCCTGTCGGGACGCCTCCCCCTCGAGCTCGTCCTCCGGGTGGAGCTTGGCGAACTCCGGGTGGCGGAAAAGCGCGTTGTCGTCTACGATGACCTTGGCGTCCAGGGGCATCAGGGTCCCGTCCTTCCCCACCGCCAGAGGGTTGATCTCCGCGAGCTCGCACTCCTTCTCCCGGGCGAGGCGCTCGAGCGAGAGGAGGATACGGGCGTGCTGCTCCGCCTGGCGGGGCGGGAGGTTCAACTCTTCGGCCACCGCGGCCGCGAACCCTTCGTCGATGCCGTCCAGGGGGATCTTGCGTATCACCTTGCCGGAGAGCGACTCGACCTCGACGCCCCCCGCCTTCGCTGCGATGACGACGAACGACCTGTCCCCCCGGTCGAGGGTCACCGAGAGGTACATCTCTGAATCGTGGGGGTATGCCTCCTCGAGGAGGAGGACCCCGGGCTTCTCCCCGCCTATGGACAGGCCGAAGATCCGCTCGGCCTCCGACCTGGCCTTCGCCGCGTCGCTGACTATCGCTATCCCCCCCGCCTTCCCCCGCCCTCCGGCGAGGACCTGCGACTTTATGGCCACGGGCGGGGTGAGCTTCCTGAACGCCTCGACCGCGTCGTCTGCCGTGTCCGCCCTGATAGACTTCGGGACGGCCA
Proteins encoded in this region:
- a CDS encoding ribonuclease HI family protein, with the translated sequence MTVTVYIDGLSEPQNPGTGTYGYLVYQDGKKVAEGSGLAGRGVTSNFAEYSALAEALKRLLALGIGGDVLVKSDSKLLVGQMGGGWKVKGGMYLEKLKEARELVREFGSVRFEWIPREQNQEADLLTRVAYQRYGASGG
- a CDS encoding CBS domain-containing protein → MTLVVLYARDIVEKEFLSLSADTTVREGAKAMRDRKRGFAIVGTPALPSGIVTEWDILSKVVAEGRDPARTSMGDIMSTDLLSIDAGAGLSAVSETMTVHGVRRLLVKDGGEVVGFITSRTMLARMNEYVDKVSAQISRLQAPWF
- a CDS encoding acetate--CoA ligase family protein, whose protein sequence is MRLFEYQAKELFKEYGLAVPKSIRADTADDAVEAFRKLTPPVAIKSQVLAGGRGKAGGIAIVSDAAKARSEAERIFGLSIGGEKPGVLLLEEAYPHDSEMYLSVTLDRGDRSFVVIAAKAGGVEVESLSGKVIRKIPLDGIDEGFAAAVAEELNLPPRQAEQHARILLSLERLAREKECELAEINPLAVGKDGTLMPLDAKVIVDDNALFRHPEFAKLHPEDELEGEASRQGFAFVRLGGDIAVVGNGAGLVLSTLDLVGDAGGTPACFLDLGGGAQQDRVEAALRLVNRLPGVSRILVNIYGGITRSTDVAAGIRAVLAEGGKPLYARVSGADEEEARKLLVGTRAKLFRTAPEAVEAVVKGQ
- a CDS encoding TRAM domain-containing protein, which produces MLGCEKTSFGRGGFGRSSGGSGGFRSFKPKPVEVGKEYDVTISEISRRGDGIAKIDGFVIFVAGAKQGWQGKVKVSQVANRFATASVVGGSEGMSGSDSQASSDSEEQGA
- the sucD gene encoding succinate--CoA ligase subunit alpha codes for the protein MTGTYGRLHTKLMLQYGTNIVAGVTPGKGGQTVEGVPVYGTVSEAMAKTGARASVCFVPAEYTYSAGKEALEAGVALLVLITEHVPVRDELRLVQLAQTKGATIIGPNCPGIIVPSQKVKMGIMPAPSFSPGKVALFSRSGTLTYEIAGQLTAAGYGQSVAVGIGGDPINGSTPTEWMDFLQKDPGTEVVVAVGEIGGDAEERLARHIKKSGYSKPIVSYVAGRHAPKEKKMGHAGAIIYGDFGTADSKIRALTDAGVKVARTPMEVPSLVRQSL
- a CDS encoding IS1/IS6 family transposase; this encodes MKCKHVWAVEISIRIRHTVDGSRVIAEVSVSECYFCHSRNLKKFGIRRNKCGDIQRFVCSDCHRTFSVNVGFERMKHNPKAITTALQLYFSGESLRNTQKALRLLGVEISHKTVLNWIRKYVGLMEKYLDQITPDLGETWRADEVFVRVKGDMKYLFAMMDDDTRFWIAQQIANTKFTADVRPLFAQAKERTGKVPMTLITDGGKHFIKPFRKEFWDRTLYTHHVRDIRIDGTVHNNKMERMNGEIRDREKTFRSLKRMDTPILKGLQIYHNFVRPHEALKGETPADRAGIKVEGSDKWLTLIQNASKAPSTEITHGEEKLG
- a CDS encoding 50S ribosomal protein L40e, with protein sequence MPIADASKKQIAQKRRLFLQVCLRCGARNPINAERCRKCKSADLRLKNRSVGLKK